Proteins from a single region of Chitinibacter bivalviorum:
- a CDS encoding rubredoxin yields the protein MKKWQCIVCGFIYDEAVGLPEEGITAGTAWADIPEDWACPDCGVAKADFDMVEV from the coding sequence ATGAAAAAATGGCAATGTATCGTATGTGGCTTTATCTATGACGAAGCCGTAGGTTTACCCGAAGAAGGCATCACCGCGGGCACGGCTTGGGCTGATATTCCCGAAGATTGGGCCTGTCCTGATTGCGGTGTCGCCAAAGCTGACTTTGATATGGTTGAAGTTTAA
- a CDS encoding rubrerythrin family protein: MASPFHNPESVTIKNLESAFAGESMAHIKYRYFAKLCREMGDIATAEAFEATADQEVMHAFGHLDLLFPKANMTPAKALQFAIEGETYEYTEMYPSFRHAAVEEGRHDAVAEIDEQIAESKEHAEMFKAVLEKAAKRFAALAKVEERHANHYQAVLDQLAK; the protein is encoded by the coding sequence ATGGCCTCACCATTCCACAATCCAGAATCAGTAACGATCAAAAACCTCGAGTCAGCGTTTGCTGGCGAATCGATGGCTCACATCAAATATCGTTATTTCGCTAAGTTGTGTCGCGAAATGGGCGATATTGCCACTGCAGAAGCTTTTGAAGCGACGGCTGATCAAGAAGTGATGCACGCCTTTGGTCACCTTGATTTGCTGTTCCCGAAAGCCAATATGACGCCTGCCAAAGCATTGCAATTTGCAATCGAAGGCGAAACCTACGAATACACCGAAATGTACCCCAGCTTCCGCCACGCTGCGGTAGAAGAAGGTCGCCACGACGCGGTTGCCGAGATCGACGAGCAAATCGCTGAATCAAAAGAGCACGCAGAAATGTTCAAAGCCGTATTGGAAAAAGCCGCCAAACGCTTTGCGGCGCTGGCCAAAGTAGAAGAGCGCCATGCGAATCACTATCAGGCCGTGCTTGATCAGCTCGCAAAATAA
- a CDS encoding hydrogen peroxide-inducible genes activator encodes MTLTELRYIVAVARERHFGRAANSCFVSQPTLSVAVKKLEDELGVTLFERSSGDVTLTANGERIVEQAQRVLEEVSVVKQLAEQGKDPLAGSLRLGVIYTISPYLLPHLIPQLREHAPQMQLLLEENYTSRLAEMLKQGEIDVAIVADPFHEGGIATQALYDEGFVVATPKGHEWEKFTTISAEQLAEENVLLLSPGNCFRDQVLQTCPDLNRESINHGSLQRTLQGSSLTTIRHMVAGGIGVTVLPETSISAADDALLSIRPFAEPVPTRRVVMAWRRNFPRMAAIEALRKAILQSSLSKVAWLDDAKIE; translated from the coding sequence ATGACACTCACAGAGCTTAGATATATCGTTGCCGTGGCGCGAGAGCGCCATTTTGGGCGTGCGGCCAATAGCTGTTTTGTATCGCAACCGACTTTATCGGTGGCGGTAAAAAAACTCGAAGATGAATTGGGCGTTACTTTATTTGAGCGCTCGTCCGGCGATGTCACCTTGACTGCCAATGGCGAGCGCATTGTCGAGCAGGCGCAACGCGTGCTCGAAGAAGTTTCAGTTGTGAAGCAGCTGGCCGAGCAGGGGAAAGACCCGCTGGCGGGCAGCTTGCGTCTTGGCGTGATTTACACCATTAGCCCTTATCTATTACCGCATCTGATTCCGCAATTGCGCGAGCACGCGCCGCAAATGCAATTATTGCTGGAAGAAAACTACACCTCGCGACTGGCTGAGATGCTCAAGCAAGGCGAGATTGATGTTGCGATTGTGGCTGACCCATTTCATGAAGGGGGTATTGCAACGCAAGCCCTTTATGATGAAGGCTTTGTGGTCGCTACCCCTAAGGGGCATGAATGGGAAAAATTCACAACTATTTCGGCTGAACAACTGGCCGAAGAAAATGTCTTACTGCTATCACCTGGCAATTGCTTTCGGGATCAGGTCTTGCAGACTTGCCCCGATCTCAATCGGGAAAGTATCAATCACGGCAGCTTGCAACGCACTTTGCAAGGCTCATCATTGACGACGATACGGCATATGGTGGCGGGCGGAATTGGGGTGACAGTATTGCCGGAAACCTCGATCAGCGCGGCCGACGATGCGCTATTGAGTATTCGTCCGTTTGCCGAGCCTGTGCCCACTCGTCGGGTCGTGATGGCGTGGCGACGCAACTTTCCCCGTATGGCCGCGATTGAAGCCTTGCGAAAAGCCATTTTGCAATCTTCATTATCTAAAGTAGCCTGGCTCGATGATGCAAAAATTGAATGA
- a CDS encoding disulfide bond formation protein B — MNLLRWRLGFAVLFLACTGMIGFALYHQFYQWLMPCLMCVYERIAIIGFGLFALIAVIRPARTRSGVYLYGLILTLWAGFGAVTGIRHTWMQYGPKDPTVTCASSLPFPIDLNALPSWISAVIRPVGDCANIDFLLFGITMPIWITVASIGLIVVAWYLLRRQLLEIRRNQWR; from the coding sequence ATGAATTTATTACGCTGGCGACTTGGGTTTGCTGTGCTGTTTTTGGCTTGCACAGGCATGATCGGCTTTGCGCTGTACCACCAATTTTATCAATGGCTGATGCCATGCCTGATGTGCGTGTATGAGCGCATTGCCATTATCGGCTTTGGCCTGTTTGCGCTAATCGCCGTTATCCGCCCAGCAAGAACACGTAGCGGCGTGTATTTATACGGCTTGATTTTGACGTTGTGGGCGGGTTTTGGTGCGGTGACTGGTATTCGCCATACGTGGATGCAATATGGCCCGAAAGACCCGACGGTGACGTGTGCGTCTAGTTTGCCTTTTCCGATTGATCTCAATGCCTTGCCAAGCTGGATTTCTGCCGTGATTCGCCCCGTTGGCGATTGTGCCAATATTGATTTTCTACTGTTTGGCATCACGATGCCGATCTGGATTACCGTAGCTAGCATCGGTTTGATCGTGGTGGCGTGGTATTTGCTGCGTCGCCAATTGCTTGAAATCCGTCGGAATCAATGGCGATGA
- a CDS encoding patatin-like phospholipase family protein — MSRNLNAAPDTALILSGGGARAAYQVGVLLAIAKLLPQHAPNPFPIICGTSAGAINAAGLAMGAGEFRRSVFSLARMWQNLQPEQIYHGSMGALMATGAHWLGAMLVGGLGKKNPRSFLDNAPLREFLSQIVDFSQIQNNIDSGALKAVSISALGYSSGQSVAFFQGAEGLESWQRASRIGVRTQLEINHLMASSAIPLVFPAERIHREYFGDGSVRQIAPLSPAIHLGAKRMLVIGVAPQSEAGPARQHTSGYPTLAQVSGQLMNSIFLDAMETDLERMTRINRTISFIPEEIRQNGHLNLRPVEVLTIAPSQPLEKLTLPFRREFSLGMRFFLGGLGAFRRQGSVLASYLLFCGPYARELIALGYRDALQKEQQLRDFLAADESD; from the coding sequence ATGAGTCGAAATCTAAATGCAGCACCCGATACCGCACTAATCCTGTCTGGCGGCGGCGCTCGTGCCGCGTATCAAGTTGGGGTCTTGCTGGCGATCGCCAAATTATTGCCCCAACACGCGCCCAATCCTTTTCCGATTATTTGTGGCACTTCAGCCGGCGCGATCAACGCTGCAGGCTTGGCGATGGGCGCGGGCGAATTTCGGCGCTCGGTATTTTCGCTGGCGCGGATGTGGCAGAACTTGCAGCCCGAGCAAATTTATCACGGCTCGATGGGTGCCTTAATGGCGACGGGCGCACATTGGCTGGGCGCGATGCTGGTGGGGGGCTTGGGTAAGAAAAATCCCCGGTCGTTTTTGGATAATGCACCGCTGCGTGAGTTTCTGAGTCAGATCGTCGATTTTTCGCAAATCCAAAACAATATTGATTCAGGCGCATTGAAAGCGGTGTCGATTTCGGCGCTCGGTTATAGCTCAGGGCAGTCGGTGGCATTTTTTCAAGGCGCGGAAGGGCTGGAAAGTTGGCAGCGTGCTTCGCGCATCGGGGTACGTACTCAGCTGGAAATCAATCACCTCATGGCTTCTAGCGCCATACCCCTTGTTTTTCCGGCGGAGCGTATTCACCGCGAATATTTTGGCGATGGCTCGGTGCGGCAAATTGCACCCTTAAGCCCAGCGATTCATTTGGGTGCGAAACGCATGTTGGTGATTGGGGTGGCGCCGCAAAGTGAGGCGGGGCCGGCGCGGCAGCACACTTCCGGCTACCCCACGCTGGCGCAGGTCAGCGGGCAGTTAATGAATAGTATTTTTCTGGATGCGATGGAAACTGATCTGGAGCGCATGACGCGGATTAATCGCACCATTTCCTTTATCCCGGAGGAAATCCGGCAAAACGGGCATTTAAATTTACGCCCCGTTGAAGTGCTCACCATTGCGCCATCGCAGCCTTTGGAAAAACTCACACTGCCATTTCGGCGCGAATTTTCGCTGGGGATGCGCTTTTTTCTCGGTGGTTTGGGTGCATTTCGTCGCCAAGGCTCGGTGTTGGCCAGCTACCTATTATTTTGCGGGCCGTACGCGCGTGAGCTGATTGCTTTGGGCTATCGTGATGCTTTACAAAAAGAGCAGCAATTGCGCGATTTTCTAGCTGCAGACGAGTCGGATTAA
- the guaB gene encoding IMP dehydrogenase: MRIVQKALTFDDVLLVPAHSNVMPRDVSLATQFTRGIRLNLPLVSAAMDTVTEARLAIAMAQEGGIGIIHKNMTPAMQAKEVAKVKRYESGIVKDPVTVAPNMLVRDVLALTRQHKISGLPVIDNGQLVGIVTNRDLRFETRLDVPVSSIMTPKEKLVTVKEGTSIEDARTLMHEHRLERVLVVDGAFQLKGLITVKDIIKTSEHPLAAKDEQGRLRVGAAVGVGAGTDERVKLLAEAGVDVIVVDTAHGHSQGVLDRVKWVKTNYPHVQVIGGNIATAAAALALVEAGADAVKVGIGPGSICTTRIVAGVGVPQISAVANVADALAGTGVPLIADGGIRFSGDIAKAIAAGAHMVMLGGLFGGTEEAPGEVELFQGRSYKSYRGMGSLGAMAGANGSSDRYFQDKTADADKLVPEGIEGRVPYKGPLTAVIHQLVGGLRSSMGYLGCATIDEVHAKAEFVQITAAGIRESHVHDVQITKEAPNYHQD; encoded by the coding sequence ATGCGCATTGTGCAAAAAGCCCTCACGTTCGACGACGTTTTGCTCGTCCCTGCCCACTCAAACGTGATGCCACGCGATGTCTCGTTGGCAACCCAGTTCACGCGCGGTATCCGCCTGAACCTCCCCCTCGTATCAGCTGCAATGGATACAGTCACTGAAGCGCGCTTGGCCATCGCAATGGCGCAAGAAGGCGGCATCGGTATCATTCACAAAAATATGACGCCTGCCATGCAGGCCAAAGAAGTAGCAAAAGTAAAACGCTACGAGTCAGGCATTGTGAAAGACCCTGTGACTGTGGCACCGAATATGCTGGTGCGCGACGTGCTCGCTTTGACACGTCAACACAAAATTTCGGGCTTGCCCGTGATCGACAATGGCCAGCTGGTCGGTATCGTTACCAACCGCGACCTGCGTTTTGAAACTCGCCTTGATGTGCCAGTTTCATCGATCATGACGCCAAAAGAAAAACTGGTGACCGTGAAAGAAGGTACGAGCATCGAAGACGCTCGCACACTAATGCACGAACACCGCCTTGAGCGCGTTCTGGTGGTTGACGGCGCATTCCAGCTCAAAGGTCTGATCACTGTTAAAGACATTATCAAAACCAGTGAACACCCACTGGCCGCCAAAGATGAACAAGGCCGGTTGCGCGTAGGCGCTGCGGTTGGCGTCGGCGCAGGTACCGATGAGCGCGTAAAATTGCTTGCTGAAGCGGGCGTTGACGTAATCGTTGTTGATACCGCCCATGGTCACAGCCAAGGCGTACTCGATCGCGTGAAATGGGTAAAAACCAACTACCCACACGTGCAAGTTATCGGCGGCAATATCGCCACTGCGGCTGCGGCATTGGCCCTGGTTGAAGCTGGCGCTGACGCGGTCAAAGTCGGTATCGGCCCAGGCTCGATCTGCACCACACGTATTGTTGCTGGCGTCGGCGTACCGCAAATTTCTGCCGTAGCCAATGTTGCTGATGCACTGGCTGGCACTGGCGTACCATTGATCGCTGACGGCGGTATCCGCTTCTCGGGTGACATCGCCAAAGCCATCGCCGCGGGTGCACACATGGTCATGCTCGGTGGTTTGTTCGGCGGTACGGAAGAAGCCCCCGGTGAAGTTGAGCTATTCCAAGGCCGCTCGTACAAGAGCTACCGTGGCATGGGTTCACTCGGTGCCATGGCTGGCGCGAACGGCTCGTCTGATCGCTACTTCCAAGACAAAACCGCTGATGCTGATAAATTGGTTCCAGAAGGCATCGAAGGCCGCGTACCCTACAAAGGCCCATTGACGGCCGTGATTCACCAATTGGTCGGCGGTCTGCGCTCATCAATGGGTTACCTCGGTTGTGCGACGATTGACGAAGTTCATGCCAAAGCTGAATTTGTACAAATCACCGCCGCCGGTATCCGTGAATCGCACGTGCATGATGTGCAAATCACCAAAGAAGCACCGAACTACCATCAAGACTAA
- a CDS encoding BON domain-containing protein has product MKTTLTALFAALTFTVTLSAWSAIHTASSSAPVPASDMAVNTEVQRTLLSDAELRDFGLRVATRKGDVQLMGEVASQQQMERAITLARSISGVQAIHNHLSVQTANVA; this is encoded by the coding sequence ATGAAAACCACCCTCACCGCCCTATTTGCCGCCCTCACTTTCACCGTCACCCTATCAGCATGGAGCGCCATCCACACCGCCAGCAGCAGCGCGCCAGTGCCAGCCTCTGACATGGCCGTCAATACCGAAGTACAAAGAACGCTGCTGAGCGATGCTGAATTACGCGATTTTGGTCTGCGTGTCGCCACCCGCAAAGGGGATGTGCAATTGATGGGGGAAGTGGCGTCGCAACAGCAAATGGAACGTGCGATTACGTTGGCACGGTCTATTAGTGGCGTACAGGCAATTCATAATCATTTAAGTGTTCAAACAGCCAATGTGGCTTAA
- the aspS gene encoding aspartate--tRNA ligase, producing MRTNYCGLINEQYLGQTVTLQGWAHRRRDHGGVIFIDLRDREGIVQVVVDPDTPDAFATADASRSEYVLEIKGLVRARPEGTTNSKMISGQIEVLAKDIIILNKAETPPFQIDDENLSENVRLTNRVIDLRRPTMQRNLRLRYQVALLVRNFLDTKGFIDIETPMLTRSTPEGARDYLVPSRVHDGQFFALPQSPQLFKQLLMVAGFDRYYQITKCFRDEDLRADRQPEFTQIDIETSFLNEEEIMSITEEMARHVFKEAINVDLGEFPRMAYDDAMYYYGSDKPDLRVDLKFTELTDVMKTEEFKVFRGAADMDGGRVVGLRIPGGAVLSRKDIDDYTKFVGIYGAKGLAYIKVEDVSNISNTEDSGLKAPIVKFLSVEALKTIIERTGAQNGDLIFFGADKRKIVDEAIGALRIKIGHERGEAGGYFTKSWKPLWVVDFPMFEYDEDGKRWNACHHPFTSPKAEHLELLKTSPGECKARAYDMVLNGWEMGGGSVRIHQADVQSTVFDALGIGEEEAQNKFGFLLDNLKFGAPPHGGLAFGLDRLVTLMTGAESIRDVIAFPKTQRAQCLLTNAPNAVDEKQLRELHIKLRNPPVIE from the coding sequence ATGCGTACTAATTACTGTGGTCTGATCAACGAGCAATACCTCGGCCAGACTGTGACTTTGCAAGGTTGGGCTCATCGTCGTCGTGACCACGGTGGCGTGATTTTTATCGACTTGCGCGACCGTGAAGGCATCGTCCAAGTTGTGGTTGACCCAGACACCCCTGATGCATTTGCCACTGCCGATGCATCGCGCAGCGAATACGTATTGGAAATCAAAGGTCTGGTGCGCGCGCGCCCAGAAGGCACGACCAATAGCAAAATGATTTCTGGTCAGATCGAAGTATTGGCCAAAGACATCATCATTCTGAATAAAGCCGAAACGCCACCGTTCCAGATCGACGATGAAAATCTCTCTGAAAACGTGCGTTTGACTAACCGCGTGATCGACTTGCGTCGCCCAACAATGCAACGCAATCTGCGTCTGCGTTACCAAGTGGCTTTGCTGGTACGTAACTTCCTCGACACCAAAGGCTTTATCGACATCGAAACGCCGATGCTGACTCGCTCTACGCCAGAAGGTGCGCGCGATTACCTCGTGCCATCTCGCGTACACGACGGTCAATTCTTCGCCTTGCCACAATCGCCACAGCTGTTCAAACAGCTGTTGATGGTGGCTGGTTTCGATCGCTACTACCAAATCACCAAATGCTTCCGTGACGAAGACTTGCGCGCTGATCGTCAGCCTGAATTCACACAGATCGATATTGAAACTTCGTTTTTAAACGAAGAAGAAATCATGAGCATCACCGAAGAAATGGCGCGTCACGTCTTCAAAGAAGCGATCAATGTGGATCTGGGCGAATTCCCACGCATGGCGTATGACGACGCGATGTACTACTACGGCTCGGACAAACCCGACCTGCGCGTTGACTTGAAATTCACTGAACTCACCGACGTGATGAAAACGGAAGAATTCAAAGTCTTCCGTGGCGCAGCAGACATGGACGGCGGCCGCGTAGTCGGCTTGCGTATTCCAGGCGGCGCAGTATTGAGCCGTAAAGACATCGACGACTACACCAAATTCGTCGGCATCTACGGCGCCAAAGGTCTGGCCTACATCAAGGTTGAAGACGTTAGCAACATCAGCAACACCGAAGATTCTGGCCTGAAAGCCCCAATCGTGAAATTCCTGTCGGTTGAAGCGCTGAAAACCATCATCGAGCGCACTGGTGCGCAAAATGGCGACCTCATCTTCTTTGGTGCGGACAAACGCAAAATCGTTGACGAAGCGATCGGCGCACTGCGGATCAAGATCGGTCACGAGCGCGGCGAAGCGGGCGGCTACTTCACTAAATCGTGGAAACCATTGTGGGTCGTTGACTTCCCAATGTTTGAATACGACGAAGACGGCAAACGTTGGAACGCGTGTCACCACCCATTCACTTCGCCAAAAGCCGAGCACCTCGAATTGCTCAAAACCAGCCCAGGCGAGTGCAAAGCACGCGCTTACGACATGGTGTTGAACGGTTGGGAAATGGGCGGCGGTTCAGTCCGTATCCACCAAGCTGACGTGCAATCAACGGTATTTGACGCCCTCGGTATCGGCGAAGAAGAAGCGCAAAACAAATTTGGCTTCTTGCTCGACAACCTGAAATTCGGCGCGCCTCCACACGGCGGCTTGGCCTTCGGTCTGGATCGTTTGGTCACCCTGATGACCGGCGCCGAATCAATCCGCGACGTGATCGCCTTCCCGAAAACGCAACGTGCGCAGTGTCTGTTGACCAATGCACCAAATGCGGTGGACGAGAAGCAATTGCGCGAATTGCACATCAAATTGCGTAATCCGCCAGTGATTGAGTGA
- a CDS encoding DUF502 domain-containing protein — MTSYFKRYLLTGLLIWIPLAITLWVLNTLIGTMDQLGAILPNEIRPDYWLLRGMSSSVPSLNNAHHIPGFGVILTVLVLLITGMIATNMLGRRLLRIGESLLNRIPIVRSIYNSVKQVSDTLFSDSGQAFRKAVLVQFPHQGTWSVGFQTGAPGGEIGEKLEGELISVFVPTTPNPTSGFLFMARKADVKELDMSVDEALKYVISMGVVMPSAKVVSYPEAISLNVGEQQRAVVVATND; from the coding sequence GTGACCAGCTATTTTAAGCGTTATCTGCTCACTGGGTTGTTGATCTGGATTCCACTGGCCATCACGCTGTGGGTGCTCAACACGCTGATTGGCACGATGGATCAACTGGGCGCGATTTTGCCCAATGAAATTCGCCCCGACTACTGGCTGCTGCGCGGTATGTCGAGCAGTGTTCCTAGCTTAAATAATGCGCATCACATTCCCGGCTTTGGCGTCATTCTGACGGTGCTGGTGTTGCTGATTACCGGCATGATCGCAACCAATATGCTGGGACGACGCTTATTGCGAATTGGTGAGAGCCTGCTCAATCGTATTCCGATTGTGCGCTCGATCTATAACAGCGTGAAGCAGGTTTCCGATACGCTGTTTTCCGACTCGGGCCAAGCGTTTCGCAAAGCAGTATTGGTGCAGTTTCCGCATCAGGGCACTTGGTCGGTGGGTTTTCAAACCGGCGCACCCGGCGGCGAGATCGGCGAAAAATTGGAAGGCGAGTTAATTTCGGTGTTTGTACCGACCACGCCCAATCCAACGTCGGGCTTTTTGTTTATGGCGCGCAAAGCCGATGTCAAAGAGCTGGATATGAGCGTCGATGAGGCGCTCAAATATGTGATTTCAATGGGGGTCGTGATGCCATCAGCCAAGGTGGTGAGCTACCCAGAAGCAATAAGCCTCAATGTAGGTGAACAGCAGCGTGCAGTTGTCGTTGCAACAAATGATTGA
- a CDS encoding FmdB family zinc ribbon protein — MPIYAYRCAECGHADEHMQKMADAILTQCPACKTEKYEKQVTAAGFQLKGNGWYQTDFKNKSASGGSTSGSN, encoded by the coding sequence ATGCCTATTTACGCTTATCGCTGTGCTGAGTGTGGTCATGCGGATGAACACATGCAAAAAATGGCCGATGCCATTTTGACGCAATGTCCAGCCTGTAAAACTGAAAAATATGAAAAACAAGTCACTGCCGCTGGTTTTCAATTGAAAGGCAATGGCTGGTATCAGACTGATTTTAAAAATAAATCTGCATCCGGTGGTTCAACCAGCGGTAGCAATTAA
- a CDS encoding DMT family protein, which translates to MNLPPALSSVLLLVCSNLFMTFAWYAHLKNGTTKPWFLMALMSWGIAFFEYMLQVPANRIGYQVYSLAQLKIMQEVITLSVFIPFAVLYMKQPFQWNYVYAALCMVGAVYFMFRA; encoded by the coding sequence ATGAACCTACCACCGGCGCTCTCTAGCGTCCTATTATTGGTCTGCTCAAACTTATTTATGACTTTCGCGTGGTACGCCCATTTGAAAAATGGTACGACCAAACCCTGGTTTCTGATGGCCTTGATGAGCTGGGGCATTGCCTTCTTTGAATATATGCTGCAAGTGCCTGCCAACCGCATCGGCTACCAAGTATATAGCCTTGCGCAGCTAAAAATCATGCAAGAAGTCATTACCTTGAGTGTGTTTATTCCCTTTGCTGTTTTGTATATGAAGCAGCCTTTTCAGTGGAACTATGTCTACGCCGCGCTGTGCATGGTCGGTGCGGTGTATTTTATGTTTCGTGCTTGA
- a CDS encoding tetratricopeptide repeat protein, protein MYALRSVIAALPLLFSMAAYAGDSEDIQQLIRAKQFPQALERADKALSKSPKDAQLRFLRGIALSELGRTDEAIKVFTKLSEDYPQLPEPYNNLAVLYANKGQLDKSRAALQMAIQTNPSYAIAHENLGDLYARLASQAYDKALQLEGANSQVQTKLKLVDSLFSQQGNRSPIAPVAAPVAPSPVAKPAPTTAVVSKPAPTATPTAVVTAKPTAAPKATATPKPTAAPTTAPTAKATAAPTATPKASPAPSEAPKTDNAARQQVIASVEGWASAWSRQNVNGYINSYSKNFKAPGGRAAWKKDRQAKISAPKSIDVNVRDIKVDMVDDNTAKVRLRQDYKSDRLSTSTTKTLILEKSGGRWLIREERIGG, encoded by the coding sequence ATGTACGCTTTACGCTCAGTCATTGCTGCCCTGCCACTGCTCTTTTCTATGGCCGCCTACGCCGGTGATAGCGAAGATATCCAGCAGCTCATTCGTGCCAAGCAGTTTCCACAAGCACTCGAGCGCGCCGACAAAGCGTTAAGCAAATCACCCAAAGATGCGCAATTGCGTTTTTTGCGTGGGATTGCATTGAGTGAATTGGGCCGCACAGACGAAGCGATTAAAGTATTTACTAAATTGTCGGAAGACTATCCGCAATTGCCCGAGCCTTATAATAATTTAGCGGTGCTTTACGCCAATAAAGGCCAGCTCGACAAATCTCGCGCCGCCTTGCAAATGGCGATTCAAACCAACCCAAGCTACGCGATTGCCCATGAAAATCTGGGTGATTTATATGCGCGCTTGGCGTCACAGGCTTACGACAAGGCTTTGCAACTTGAAGGCGCTAACTCGCAAGTACAAACCAAGCTCAAACTCGTTGATTCTCTATTTAGCCAGCAAGGAAATCGATCACCGATCGCTCCTGTTGCCGCGCCAGTTGCGCCAAGCCCAGTAGCGAAGCCTGCGCCAACGACGGCGGTAGTCAGCAAACCCGCGCCAACTGCCACACCAACAGCAGTGGTCACCGCCAAACCAACGGCGGCACCGAAAGCGACTGCAACGCCAAAACCAACAGCCGCACCGACAACAGCCCCAACAGCCAAGGCGACAGCGGCACCAACCGCGACGCCGAAAGCCAGCCCAGCACCAAGCGAAGCGCCAAAAACGGATAACGCAGCTCGCCAGCAGGTCATTGCCAGCGTCGAAGGTTGGGCCAGCGCGTGGAGTCGTCAGAATGTGAATGGCTATATCAATAGCTATTCGAAAAACTTCAAAGCACCAGGCGGCCGTGCGGCATGGAAAAAAGATCGCCAAGCCAAAATCAGCGCGCCCAAGTCGATTGACGTGAATGTGCGTGACATCAAAGTAGACATGGTGGACGACAATACGGCGAAAGTTCGTTTGCGTCAGGACTACAAATCAGATCGACTCTCAACAAGTACGACCAAAACCCTGATTCTAGAAAAATCAGGCGGCCGCTGGCTCATTCGTGAAGAACGAATCGGTGGTTAA
- a CDS encoding L,D-transpeptidase family protein, with product MLRITRRTKRLICLVTLLLLAPAARPLFVDSGNPYFTLTPEKVGTAAVGTPEERILAALDAIRAGKMADARATVDALLHEHPNYRLAHLLSADLYAMRAMPLDTIGGGADAAFAEKLADLRKEALVRMNYRNMPTPPNLLPANILRFDEQQKFAVLVDAETSRLYLFSNDNGVPKMVKDHYVTVGKLGIGKQYEGDQRTPIGVYFVNNHLSRPALDKTYGALADLYGVGAWPISYPNEWDKSKKKTGHGIWLHGSPAATYSRPPQASNGCVVLTNEEMLDVAQYLDIGRTPVIVTPKVEWLTREQWQTRHEQASQTITQWKTAWESLDNEQYLNFYGNDFVSGEGQNITSWRTQKSAVNASKKWSKIELTELSIFAVTGGEKTQMVATFVQDYRSNNLDNKMRKRQYWHNEAGNWKLSWEGNASN from the coding sequence ATGTTGAGAATCACCCGCCGCACCAAGCGCCTGATCTGCTTGGTGACTTTGCTTTTGCTCGCCCCTGCGGCTCGACCTCTCTTTGTTGACTCAGGCAACCCCTACTTTACGCTCACACCAGAAAAAGTGGGCACGGCCGCGGTCGGCACGCCTGAAGAGCGCATTCTGGCGGCACTGGATGCAATACGCGCAGGTAAAATGGCCGACGCGCGTGCCACCGTCGACGCCCTACTCCATGAGCATCCAAATTATCGCTTAGCACATTTACTCAGTGCCGATCTGTATGCCATGCGCGCCATGCCGCTCGATACGATTGGCGGCGGCGCAGATGCTGCATTTGCCGAAAAGCTCGCCGATTTGCGCAAAGAGGCCTTGGTGCGGATGAATTACCGCAATATGCCGACGCCGCCCAACCTGCTTCCGGCCAATATTCTGCGATTTGACGAGCAGCAGAAATTTGCCGTCTTGGTCGATGCTGAAACATCGCGCCTTTACTTATTTAGCAATGACAATGGCGTACCCAAAATGGTCAAGGATCATTACGTCACCGTCGGCAAGCTCGGGATAGGCAAGCAATACGAAGGTGATCAGCGCACGCCGATTGGTGTGTATTTTGTCAACAATCACCTGTCACGCCCAGCGCTCGATAAAACCTATGGTGCATTGGCTGATTTATATGGAGTGGGCGCTTGGCCGATTTCCTACCCCAATGAGTGGGATAAGAGCAAAAAGAAAACAGGCCACGGCATTTGGCTGCACGGGAGCCCCGCTGCGACCTACTCGCGCCCGCCACAAGCGTCCAACGGCTGCGTCGTTCTCACCAATGAAGAAATGCTCGATGTCGCGCAGTATTTGGACATTGGCCGCACCCCTGTCATCGTCACGCCCAAAGTTGAATGGCTGACTCGTGAACAATGGCAAACCCGCCATGAGCAAGCGAGCCAAACCATCACGCAATGGAAAACAGCGTGGGAATCACTCGATAACGAGCAATATCTTAATTTCTATGGCAATGATTTTGTCAGCGGCGAAGGTCAGAACATTACAAGCTGGCGCACCCAGAAATCAGCCGTGAATGCGAGTAAAAAATGGTCCAAAATCGAGCTGACTGAGCTGTCGATCTTTGCCGTCACGGGCGGGGAAAAAACACAAATGGTCGCGACATTCGTGCAAGATTACCGCAGTAATAATCTCGACAATAAAATGCGCAAACGTCAGTATTGGCATAATGAAGCGGGCAACTGGAAACTAAGCTGGGAAGGCAATGCCAGCAACTAA